taaCATTTTGACTTTCCTAGTCAAATACGTGGTCAAACTTTCATTTGTAAAAGCCCGGAGAGAGAGGTTTCAGGGTACTATCGATGGCATTTCCCAAATGCTATTCATCTGCCACCTTTCTAAAATTTCTGAAATTGCACGTCTTGTAGTGGTAGCGGAGGGAGCACGCCACCCCGGTCAAAAGGGGTCAACGTGCAGGCTGAGACGCGGTTCTGGTGGGCCCGTCCTGCAGAGCAGGATTGCCTCCAGTAGCCGCTCGACACGTGCCCCCCTCCGTCCTCTTCCCACCTGCCTGCAGTCTCTGTCGCTCTCGCCTCTTCGGAAAACCCCAACCtttctctcctctcctctccaagAACTCACCTCCGGCCATGGCCATGGCGAGACAGGTGAGCAAGAAGGACCTGGAAGTGGTCCTGACGCAGGCCATGATGGCCGCCAAGAACGTGCGGGCGCAGCGCGACCGCCTCCTGGAGCTCCACCGCCGCCTGCAGCGCCACAAGGcggccgcccccgcccccgcccctgCCGACGCCGACGCCAACGCCAGGCTCGGGGAGCTCGGCTCGGACGTCATCAAGGTCTACTACCTCGGCCTGGAGGCCGGCGCCAAGATGCTCGGGAGCTGCGTCGAGATCGCCGTGGAGAGCAACGCCATAGCTGCCATCAACATTGCCTTCGCGCTCATGCCCGACGAGCAGCTCTACTACGCGCTGCTCGCGCAGCGGCTCCCGCCCCGCCCCACCACCCAGGCCCACGCCTTCGCCCGCCTCGAGGCCGCCCTCCTGGCCGTCAAGATGCTCGAGGAGCACCACCTCCCGCGCTGCGTCGAGTGCCTCGTCGGCGGCCAGGCCCCCGTCCCCGGCAAGCCCGCGCCTGATGCCGCCGACGCCGACGCTGAGGGCCTCGCCAAGGCCGACCGCCCGGGCGCCACCGCCAAGAAGAGCAGCAAGCCCCGTCACGCACCCAGCGGCGACGTGCACAAGGCGCTCGACTACCTGCGCCGCGCAAACAAGATCACCAACCTCGCCGTGAAGCACATCGACCACGCCGTCACCGTCCTCTCCCGCTTCGCCGACCCCGAGGAGGTCGCCCGCCTCACCGAGTTGACCGACAAGCACGCCTACCTCGGAGTTGAGGTCCAAACTCCAAATCTCTCTCGTGTTCCTTCTTAGAATCTACCGGCATGAGCATCAATCTGACAGTTCGATTCATCATATATGTTCATCTCACTGCAGATTAGCCAGCCCACTACTTCAGCTGACCCATCAGCAGATTAGCCAGCTTACAACTTCACCTGATCGATGGAGGCTGTCGACCGAAGGCGGGTGGGATTCCTTGAGGCTTGAATTGCTGATCGAATTAAGCCATACTCCTCCTAGCATATATACCAGCGGTCGACTTCATCTATGATCTCTAGATAGTTCATCATGCATTGCAGACTACTTATGGCTTCAGTTGAGTTGGGTCCTTCAGACTAACCTGCTCATATGCTACTATGATCTGGATGCAATCTGTCTTAGCTTCATCAGTTAGGGATAATAATAATCAATGTAGTACAGTAGTAGTGTGATGTTGACTGCATCTTATCTGTGGGGCGATCGAATCGAATTGCAGGAGCTATCGTACTAGTTCAATGCCGAAGCTGCATCTTTGTTCGTGGACGATCGAATCGAATTGCACGATAAAATTGCATCTGTTGTGTGTTTTAATCATGTTATATGTGATGTCACTGCGATGTTTGGTAATCTTCGTAGCTACATGTCGGTTATTTGGGACTGGGAGCATCGATCAGGCACAGTTTGCTTGATGTCCCTGTTCATCCAAACCTACTGCCTAATTGTGTTATTGGTGGCCTGATGTCCCTACTTGATGTGCCTGAAGGTAGAACCAGCGTACATGATTTCAGTTGCATTGTTGATCAGAGCCGATCGAGTTCTTATCAATTGCTTAGTTTATCTAGGCTCTCTAGTTCATCCAACCTGTTGATTGATATCAGTTAAGTTTGGTCTGTATAATCTGCTGCTACTATATCTGTGTTTAATATCCGGAGAACTGTGGATATTCTTAATTTAGCTTGTAATATTAGTAGTGTGATGCTGACATGCATCTTGTATCTGTGGGACAACCGAATCGAATTGCAGTTTCAGAGCATGTCAAAAATTGGGATTTTGAACACACTACTACTATGTGTTTACTCATTTTCTGTGATGGCATTTGCTTCGATCATAGGATAATAATCTAGATTAATAAATGTGTGCATCCCCAGTTCGTTAAACTTGTTGTGCATGGCGTAACATTTATCTGGTATGGTTGTGAATTATGATGATCAACCATAGTCACCGAGAAACTAATGATGAACTGCATCCTACGTATGCTGTTTGTTTGGGAGGATGCATCCGGCACATTATGCTATCCCTGCTCCAACATGTTTAGTAATCTTCTGCCTCGTATTATTTTGTATGCAATCTTTTACCTACTAGTTAGTTCTTGGCGTGATATCCCAACTTATTCTTTTGAAACGCCTAGTGATTCAGATTAGAGTTAGATATAGCACTATGGGAAAAAGGTTCTGCGCCGAGTGCTCGGCTGCTCGTCGAGTTCTTTTCCGTGGGTACTCGGTAAACAAGGACTTTGCCGAGTGCTCCCCAAAATAAACTCCGCAAAAAGAAGACACTCTGTAACTACCAACCATCCTTAGGTAAACTCC
The Aegilops tauschii subsp. strangulata cultivar AL8/78 chromosome 3, Aet v6.0, whole genome shotgun sequence genome window above contains:
- the LOC109776120 gene encoding uncharacterized protein: MAMARQVSKKDLEVVLTQAMMAAKNVRAQRDRLLELHRRLQRHKAAAPAPAPADADANARLGELGSDVIKVYYLGLEAGAKMLGSCVEIAVESNAIAAINIAFALMPDEQLYYALLAQRLPPRPTTQAHAFARLEAALLAVKMLEEHHLPRCVECLVGGQAPVPGKPAPDAADADAEGLAKADRPGATAKKSSKPRHAPSGDVHKALDYLRRANKITNLAVKHIDHAVTVLSRFADPEEVARLTELTDKHAYLGVEISQPTTSADPSAD